One Plasmodium vinckei vinckei genome assembly, chromosome: PVVCY_09 genomic region harbors:
- a CDS encoding regulator of chromosome condensation, putative: MGQGNVKNRLILHGTNEYLIDRKKKLCFLNIRHNVKIKKIYNGPNNIIVIYENNELEIVGLNNHGQLGLGDKTNRNKLTINPIFSKQTIRKISCGLEHIVALMHNYNVFVWGNNKYGQLGIGDTTKEISTPLLVYFNEKVIDIACGNNHSIFLTESDLPHDNYITNDIDEQKKDDKCVNLNNIIEKENHINNKCLSNFDISINDLNCTKHIDNLNQTNLLHFHNENKFKEQEEIKKTIEKIPKEVKNGHKQMPLEKENSIQKEDILCFNNIYSCGSGSNGKLGFKEEDNAYFPKKVDIKKKLKISNIYSSHDYNALLTSTGELYTWGNNNIDELNVNNKKSNYEIKLMNFNDIVIKASLGKLYSACLTKNNNFYIWGNNITGINRLNLSNHKVKEFSCNDDNIIILTEDNKLFLLNSLKKIQCMNKLIEDKLYADKKNDNSIQYNFIGNGNKYLYVQMGINQDANNISSLKLNDYSSDNLLESVDKQYITYSEINENIIHCNNSVSLNSDNIEPMESILNTKDTQIEQYKLCGDSKKNKNHEEIIFSSKISEKSEATPGIAMCCSMKGNEDEIEDRKTNFYEEIDQKCERIEINNTTHSDLPFFKMDHTTNNIKNKPIYGINQNIINTFSSFSNKFGKNENLNNFCNGSGSGIEKEPKEETKNAESKNEKKKQKSKKNTKQNNIPNEKIKIMNFLNNINNSKEIACINDIDCLINGNYLNFENNKKNYGDYHFIKNNIDEIMNKNSNYIDYLSGYDEIMSNFDDLPTENQNPFSSYTHQEDKHINLNIILLKELNKQKKINVFYSHVLSAVLQQLNDLKEEKNKLKKKLSLFRHLNHSNHSVKKYKDERHPKYNNSSNINSNNIKNKTIPILKRYPKRLHITQSKKTNEKNEQILPLNLRQHSINLHIDNPTAATISDSNDNPYFMGERNLINIQSEKINTESNNLLFVNEFEPDLFIKKKSENNAEVNNIPIFFLNN; this comes from the exons atgggtCAAGGAAATGTGAAAAATCGTCTTATTCTTCATGGAACAAAT gaatatttaatagatagaaaaaaaaaattatgttttttaaacataCGGCATAATgtgaagataaaaaaaatatacaatggtcctaataatataatagttatatatgaaaataatgaattggAAATAGTCGGATTAAATAATCACGGCCAATTAGGTTTAGGAGACAAAACGAATAGAAATAAACTAACAATTAATCCAATTTTTTCCAAACAAACAATTCGAAAAATATCATGCGGACTCGAACATATAGTAGCCTTAATGCATAACTATAATGTTTTTGTCTggggaaataataaatatggtcAATTAGGTATAGGAGATACTACCAAAGAAATATCAACGCCCTTATTAgtttattttaatgaaaaagttATTGATATTGCATGCGGAAATAAtcattctatttttttaaccgAATCAGACCTCCCTCAcgataattatattactaATGATATAgatgaacaaaaaaaagacgataaatgtgtaaatttaaataacataattgaaaaagaaaatcacattaataataaatgctTGTCCAATTTTGACATAAGTATCAATGACCTAAATTGCACCAAACATATAGATAATTTAAATCAGacaaatttattacattttcataatgaaaacaaatttaaggAACaggaagaaataaaaaagacaatAGAGAAAATCCCAAAAGAGGTAAAAAATGGACATAAACAAATGCCtttagaaaaagaaaatagtATACAAAAGGAAGATATACTATgctttaataatatttactcATGTGGTTCGGGATCTAATGGAAAACTTGGGTTTAAAGAAGAAGATAATGCTtattttccaaaaaaagttgatataaaaaaaaaattaaaaataagtaaCATTTACTCTAGTCACGATTATAATGCATTATTAACTAGTACAGGagaattatatacatggggaaataacaatattgatgaattaaatgtaaataataaaaaatcaaattatgaaataaaattgatgaattttaatgatataGTTATAAAGGCATCACTTggtaaattatattcagcttgtttaacaaaaaataataatttttatatttggggaaataatattactGGAATAAATAGATTAAATTTATCGAATCATAAGGTTAAAGAGTTTTCATgtaatgatgataatattattatactaACGGAAGATAAtaagttatttttattaaactcactaaaaaaaatacaatgcatgaacaaattaattgaagacaaattatatgctgataaaaaaaatgataattctattcaatacaattttataggaaatggaaataagtatttatatgttCAAATGGGTATAAATCAAGATGCTAATAATATAAGTTCATTAAAACTAAATGATTATTCTTCGGATAATTTACTTGAATCAGTAGacaaacaatatataacatacagtgaaataaatgaaaatataatacattgTAATAATTCTGTATCTTTAAACAGTGATAATATAGAACCAATGGAAAGTATTTTAAATACGAAAGACACACAAATAGAGCAATATAAGCTTTGTGGAGACagtaagaaaaataaaaatcatgaagaaattatattttcttcgaAAATTTCTGAAAAAAGTGAGGCAACTCCCGGTATAGCAATGTGTTGTAGCATGAAAGGGAATGAAGACGAAATAGAAGAtagaaaaacaaatttttatgaagaaatagatcaaaaatgtgaaagaatagaaataaataatactaCACATTCTGATCtcccattttttaaaatggaTCATACTacaaacaatataaaaaataaacccATATATGGAATTAaccaaaatattataaacacgttttcttctttttctaataagtttggaaaaaatgaaaatttaaacaatttttgtAATGGATCAGGATCAGGTATAGAAAAGGAACCGAAGGAAGAAACGAAAAATGCGGAgtcaaaaaatgaaaagaaaaaacagaaaagtaaaaaaaatacaaaacaaaataatatccctaatgaaaaaataaaaattatgaattttcttaataacattaataatagtaaGGAAATTGCATGTATAAATGATATCGATTGTCTTATAAATggtaattatttaaattttgaaaataataaaaaaaattatggtgattatcattttataaaaaataatatagatgaaattatgaataaaaattctaATTATATAGACTATTTATCAGGTTATGATGAAATTATGAGTAATTTTGATGATTTACCCACTGAAAATCAAAACCCATTTTCTTCTTATACCCACCAAGAAgataaacatattaatttaaatataatattattaaaagaattaaataaacaaaaaaaaataaacgtTTTTTATAGTCACGTATTAAGTGCCGTTTTACAACaattaaatgatttaaaagaggaaaaaaacaaattaaaaaaaaaattatcgcTCTTTAGGCATTTAAACCACTCAAACCATAGcgtaaagaaatataaagacGAGAGACAcccaaaatataataatagtagtaatataaatagcaataatataaaaaataaaactattCCCATTTTAAAAAGGTATCCTAAAAGACTTCATATTACTCAATCAAAAAAgacaaatgaaaaaaatgaacagATTTTACCTTTAAATTTAAGACAACATAGCATAAATTTGCATATTGATAATCCCACTGCTGCCACTATATCTGATAGCAATGATAACCCTTATTTTATGGGCGAGCGAAatctaataaatattcaaagtgaaaaaataaacacaGAGTCAAATAATTTGCTCTTTGTGAATGAGTTCGAACCggatttatttataaaaaaaaaaagtgaaaataatgcagaagtaaataatataccaatattttttttaaataactaa
- a CDS encoding PQ-loop repeat-containing protein: MKSPYFNAFSENFYHKDNIISVLNTILVHSTIIGALFIKVPQIIKIFVNKTACGISFATIYLEIFIASSEIIISIRDNLDLKLYLNIAIINVQNLLIVYFMWKYSNQYSKSIKFFKIFLYIFYILFLIYGLPNAMLPLIGIIIIPLSGLSKFPQIRLNNKNKHTGNLSPITYSLLCLRNLSIIFVVFYNINNIIYMIRCIVPAVLNFIILFQIFYYWKNTNKVLAKTKVE; the protein is encoded by the exons atgaaatCCCCATATTTCAATGCTTTTTCAGAAAACTTTTATCATAAAGACAATATAATATCA GTATTAAATACCATACTCGTGCACTCAACCATTATTGGGGCCCTTTTCATAAAAGTTccacaaataataaaaatatttgttaataaGACTGCTTGTGGTATCTCATTTGCAACCATATATTTAGaa ATTTTTATAGCAAGCtcagaaataataatttcgATAAGAGACAACCTAGATCTGAAACTATATTTAAACATCGCTATaatta ATGTGCAAAATCTTTTGatagtatattttatgtggAAATATAGCAACCAGTATTCAAAAtccattaaattttttaaaattttcttatatatattttatattttgtttctaATCTATGGGTTACCTAATGCAATGCTTCCTTTGAttggaataataataattccattaa GCGGTTTGTCCAAGTTCCCTCAAATAcgtttaaataataaaaataagcacACCGGAAATTTGTCTCCAATAACTTACTCACTCCTTTGTCTCAGAAATTTGTCCATAATATTTGTCGTATTttataacataaataatataatatacatg aTCCGTTGTATCGTTCCGGCAGTCTtaaatttcattattttgttccAA attttttattattggaAAAACACAAATAAAGTTTTAGCCAAAACCAAGGTCGAgtag
- a CDS encoding protein phosphatase PPM8, putative, which translates to MGGLYHELQLGKKISSRKVLLCLAIFIISILVDNNNVLCQEKKNAKTSTKIKVIKNGKTIKTLKKSDARKKKTDEFMLISPDGDSVEEYFGDKNAFDRGIGYKGALYDNCAFDYAGRPYPSLIGLVPDFKDDNERNQFIKDQYMIDEKRAFRLDFVKFDDDFDTPFLRENASNIYMTQWEANDPVEDRCLVTLIDLNEIELKPLKNKFEPIKSTQEMFIEHVDEYVSEKMDDFINYYKGVLKNSTAIPRHYNLADDADIFYNDGDYEPISSNTSSSNADSSSDENTNTGDVFNLKDNQYLFTSVMDGHGGPTMAEILRKWLPAYVKKNLMKRILNGKLKPRDIVAAIEEAHVEFDNDVLQITLKFKRTIYDYNPSGSCALSILMDKHSYYVSNAGDSKSLLLRPDDFVVLNNVHNIAEPAEKEKMINDHPNDKKLILARLGKDNKIYPSIDYSELPSTKKVGPLGLYRPLRKNATYIKGLLQCTRSFGDYFLKEKDFAGKYLKKLDSFQGDISFPYITSRPEVFAIRRSKRDRYLVLASDGVTNDLSDFNIHDIVSNYGFTLEEASKLLVGAAIENHSSYSSFHRIDMMAFNAKKRAYHDDSTVILLKLF; encoded by the coding sequence ATGGGGGGCCTATATCACGAATTACAATTAGGCAAAAAAATTTCATCGAGGAAGGTACTATTATGTTTGgcaatttttatcatatcaATACTAGTCGATAACAATAATGTTTTATGccaagaaaagaaaaatgcaaaaacatcaacaaaaataaaagtaataaaaaatggaaaaactATAAAAACGCTAAAAAAATCTGATgcacgaaaaaaaaaaactgaTGAGTTTATGCTTATTTCACCTGATGGCGATAGTGTTGAAGAGTATTTTGGAGATAAAAATGCGTTCGATCGTGGTATTGGTTATAAGGGTGCTCTTTATGATAATTGTGCATTTGATTATGCCGGTCGCCCTTATCCAAGCCTTATTGGCTTGGTACCCGACTTTAAAGATGATAATGAACGTAATCAATTCATTAAAGATCAATACATGATAGACGAAAAACGGGCTTTTCGTTTggattttgtaaaattcgATGATGATTTCGATACCCCATTTCTCCGTGAAAACGCTTCAAACATTTATATGACTCAATGGGAAGCTAACGATCCTGTAGAAGATAGATGCCTTGTAACTCTTATAGATTTGAATGAAATAGAATTAAAacctttaaaaaataaattcgaACCTATAAAATCAACTCAGGAAATGTTTATAGAGCATGTTGATGAGTATGTGTCAGAGAAGATGGacgattttataaattattataagggagtattaaaaaattctaCGGCCATACCTAGGCATTATAATCTTGCTGATGATgctgatattttttataatgatGGTGACTATGAACCAATATCAAGTAATACTTCAAGTTCTAATGCAGACTCTAGTAGTGatgaaaatacaaatactGGAGATGTATTTAACCTTAAAGATAACCAATATCTATTTACTTCTGTTATGGATGGACATGGTGGTCCAACAATGGCTGAAATATTAAGAAAATGGTTACCTGCTTacgttaaaaaaaatttaatgaagAGAATATTAAATGGCAAATTAAAACCCCGTGATATTGTAGCAGCTATAGAAGAGGCACATGTAGAATTTGATAACGATGTTCTACAAATaactttaaaatttaaaaggaCCATTTATGATTATAATCCAAGTGGATCATGCGCATTAAGTATTTTAATGGATAAACATAGTTACTATGTAAGTAATGCTGGTGATTCAAAATCTCTTCTATTAAGACCGGATGATTTTGTTGTACTAAATAACGTTCATAATATTGCTGAACCTGcggaaaaagaaaaaatgataaatgaCCATCCTAATGATaagaaattaattttaGCTAGACTTGGTAaggataataaaatttatccTAGCATAGATTATTCTGAATTACCCTCTACTAAAAAAGTTGGCCCATTAGGATTATATAGACCCTTACGCAAAAATgctacatatataaaaggtTTATTACAATGTACAAGATCATTTGGTGATTATTTCTTAAAAGAAAAGGATTTTGCTGgtaaatatttgaaaaaattagatTCTTTCCAAGGGGATATCTCATTTCCTTATATAACTAGTCGTCCAGAAGTTTTTGCCATCAGAAGATCGAAGAGAGATAGATATCTAGTCCTAGCAAGTGATGGTGTCACAAATGATTTAAGTGACTTTAACATACATGATATTGTTAGTAATTATGGATTTACTCTTGAGGAAGCTTCGAAACTTTTAGTTGGCGCTGCTATCGAAAATCATTCCTCATATTCATCATTTCACCGAATAGATATGATGGCTTTCAATGCTAAAAAAAGAGCGTATCATGATGATTCAACTGTAATACTTTTGAAACTATTTTAA